A stretch of the Teretinema zuelzerae genome encodes the following:
- a CDS encoding DEAD/DEAH box helicase, which yields MQSRTSAAKAVSSDASAALPRRPSASRTTERHSAPGTRDHAIAQRTSSTERGRRASPAAKTPSYSQPRQRNANNAQTAGAQGRGGRVKQYIDPSKFVCEAKQVVRDDYIPQHRFQDFKVHPRIIENLLARGYETPTPIQDQTIVQVLSGRDVTGIANTGTGKTAAFSIPLIHDLVTHMDNRLLVMAPTRELAQQIVEEMLIFSKGCGLKIALLIGGASMNIQTRDLRARPRIVVGTPGRIKDHISQKTLDLSGFNRLVLDEVDRMLDMGFIRDITAILSKLNPDRQSLFFSATLEGDTKNLISRFSKDPVTVSVRVGSTAENVSQDVVWYKDKDDKIERLHDILIGNGCVKTIIFDDTKRLVERLAKELDARGFRVDRIHGDKSQAQRTRAIKRLKADEIDILVATDVAARGIDVSDISHVINYSQPNTYEDYVHRIGRTGRAGKTGCALTFLPK from the coding sequence ATGCAATCAAGAACTTCTGCCGCCAAGGCAGTCTCATCGGACGCTTCCGCGGCCCTTCCTCGCCGCCCTTCGGCATCCAGAACAACAGAACGACATTCTGCTCCCGGAACCCGGGACCACGCAATAGCACAGAGAACATCTTCTACAGAACGAGGAAGACGGGCATCGCCCGCCGCGAAGACGCCATCTTATTCCCAGCCGCGCCAGAGAAACGCCAATAACGCGCAGACCGCAGGCGCGCAGGGACGGGGAGGCCGCGTCAAACAGTACATTGACCCGTCAAAGTTCGTCTGCGAGGCCAAACAGGTTGTCCGCGACGATTACATCCCCCAGCACCGCTTCCAGGACTTCAAGGTCCATCCCAGGATCATCGAAAACCTGCTCGCGCGCGGATATGAAACTCCCACGCCGATACAGGACCAGACCATCGTCCAGGTGCTTTCCGGCCGCGACGTCACCGGAATCGCCAATACCGGCACCGGCAAAACGGCAGCCTTCTCGATCCCCCTCATCCACGATCTGGTCACCCACATGGACAACCGCCTCCTCGTCATGGCACCGACCCGCGAACTGGCTCAGCAGATCGTAGAGGAAATGCTGATTTTCTCGAAGGGCTGCGGCCTCAAGATCGCGCTCCTCATCGGCGGCGCGTCGATGAACATCCAAACCCGCGACCTCCGCGCCCGCCCCAGGATCGTAGTCGGCACTCCCGGCCGCATCAAGGATCATATCTCCCAGAAGACGCTCGACCTTTCCGGCTTCAACCGCCTCGTGCTGGACGAAGTGGACCGCATGCTGGACATGGGCTTCATTCGCGACATCACCGCGATTCTCTCGAAACTCAATCCCGACCGCCAGTCCCTGTTTTTCAGCGCCACGCTGGAAGGCGACACGAAAAACCTCATTTCCCGCTTCTCGAAAGATCCGGTCACCGTTTCCGTCCGCGTGGGATCGACCGCGGAAAACGTGAGCCAGGACGTGGTCTGGTACAAGGATAAGGACGACAAGATCGAGCGTTTGCACGACATCCTCATCGGAAACGGATGCGTTAAAACCATCATATTCGACGACACCAAGCGCCTCGTCGAGCGCCTCGCCAAGGAGCTCGACGCCCGCGGCTTCCGCGTGGACCGCATCCACGGAGACAAGAGCCAGGCCCAGCGCACCCGCGCCATCAAGCGGCTGAAAGCAGACGAAATCGACATCCTGGTGGCCACAGACGTCGCCGCCCGCGGAATCGACGTGTCGGACATCAGCCATGTCATCAATTACTCCCAGCCGAACACGTACGAAGACTACGTGCACCGGATCGGCCGCACGGGCAGGGCCGGAAAAACCGGATGCGCCCTGACCTTCCTGCCAAAATAA
- a CDS encoding ATP-dependent helicase: MTFDYQAELNPEQYEAVSSIEGPVLIIAGAGSGKTRVITFRMSYMLDSGIPQSQILALTFTNKAAKEMSERVKQLTGKKLQMLTVSTFHAFGVKILREDINRLGWRENFSIYDDVDRNQLIKETGRDLGFTAEALDVYKIGTLISQVKTGMKHWGDGANDQYKQLYEEYQSGLKLYNAVDFDDLIILPLKLFREHPDVLAKYKDRYKYIMVDEFQDTSLQQYQFMHSLADRNVCVVGDDDQSIYSWRGANYENLVMFEKDFPGLKEIKLEQNYRSTGTILAAANGVIKNNTNRKEKALWSGNGSGKPIEIYIPENESTEADFVAESIQGIRMEEKRSYADFGVLIRSNTLSRAIEEAFLEQNIPYVMSGGTSFFQRKEIKDVISYLRVIANPDDDINLLRIINTPRRGIGRKTIEDISAVANAQHCSLWTAMNALVAAADTPISEKTRVDLELFINFVTEHRSTMLSGKDLSAKVKKMVDEIDYWSYLVQEYQKSEKAARYKFLNIDSLINSISTWEKDPDNFKKSLYDYLNRITLISRDDMEDDEDKGKVNLMTIHASKGLEFPIVFIIGCEEGIIPHARSLEEGEGNVEEERRLFYVAITRARDKLFISSCQRRRKMGGVMECTPSPFLQEIPENLVEYHEPAEPLETEDALDVLAKMKARFIM, translated from the coding sequence ATGACATTCGACTATCAGGCTGAATTGAATCCGGAACAGTACGAGGCGGTTTCTTCAATAGAAGGACCCGTATTGATCATCGCGGGAGCGGGATCGGGAAAAACCCGCGTCATTACCTTCCGCATGTCCTATATGCTCGACTCGGGCATTCCCCAATCTCAAATTTTGGCGCTCACCTTCACAAACAAAGCCGCGAAGGAAATGTCCGAACGGGTAAAGCAGTTGACCGGAAAAAAACTCCAGATGCTGACGGTGAGCACCTTCCACGCCTTCGGCGTAAAAATTCTCCGCGAGGACATCAACCGGCTCGGATGGCGGGAAAATTTCAGCATCTACGACGACGTGGACCGGAATCAGCTGATAAAAGAAACCGGGCGGGATCTGGGCTTCACGGCCGAGGCTCTGGACGTATACAAGATCGGCACCCTCATCTCCCAGGTGAAAACAGGCATGAAGCACTGGGGAGACGGCGCGAACGACCAGTACAAACAGCTGTACGAGGAATACCAGTCGGGACTGAAGCTCTATAACGCCGTCGACTTCGACGATCTCATCATCCTTCCCCTGAAACTCTTCCGGGAACACCCCGACGTTCTGGCAAAGTACAAGGACCGGTATAAATACATCATGGTCGACGAGTTCCAGGACACCAGCCTCCAGCAGTATCAATTCATGCATTCCCTCGCGGATCGCAACGTATGCGTCGTGGGCGACGACGACCAGTCCATCTATTCCTGGCGCGGGGCGAATTACGAAAACCTGGTGATGTTCGAAAAGGATTTTCCCGGACTGAAAGAGATCAAGCTCGAACAGAACTACCGCTCTACCGGCACGATTCTGGCCGCGGCGAACGGAGTGATTAAAAACAACACCAACAGAAAGGAAAAAGCGCTCTGGTCCGGGAACGGTTCTGGAAAGCCGATCGAGATTTACATTCCGGAAAACGAATCGACCGAAGCGGATTTCGTCGCCGAATCCATTCAGGGAATCAGGATGGAGGAAAAGCGGAGCTACGCTGATTTCGGCGTGCTGATACGCTCGAACACCCTGTCGCGGGCAATCGAAGAAGCCTTCCTCGAGCAGAACATCCCCTATGTCATGTCCGGAGGAACGAGCTTCTTCCAGCGCAAGGAAATTAAAGACGTCATCAGCTATCTCCGGGTGATCGCGAATCCGGACGACGACATCAATCTGCTCAGGATCATCAATACTCCCCGCAGGGGAATCGGGCGGAAAACCATAGAAGATATTTCAGCCGTGGCGAATGCCCAGCATTGTTCTCTCTGGACGGCGATGAACGCCCTAGTAGCGGCCGCCGATACGCCGATTTCCGAGAAAACCCGCGTCGATCTTGAGCTTTTCATCAATTTCGTCACCGAGCACCGCTCTACCATGCTTTCAGGAAAGGATCTTTCCGCCAAGGTGAAGAAAATGGTCGACGAGATCGACTACTGGAGCTATCTGGTGCAGGAATACCAGAAGAGCGAGAAAGCGGCGAGATACAAATTCCTCAATATCGACAGCCTCATCAATTCGATCTCGACCTGGGAGAAGGATCCGGACAACTTCAAGAAATCGCTGTACGATTACCTGAACCGCATTACGCTCATAAGCCGGGACGATATGGAAGACGACGAAGACAAGGGAAAGGTGAACCTGATGACGATCCACGCGTCCAAGGGCCTGGAGTTCCCGATCGTGTTCATCATCGGATGCGAAGAGGGAATCATTCCGCACGCCAGAAGCCTTGAGGAAGGCGAAGGAAACGTTGAGGAGGAGCGCAGGCTCTTCTACGTCGCGATAACGCGGGCCCGGGACAAGCTGTTCATATCGAGCTGCCAGAGAAGGCGGAAGATGGGAGGGGTCATGGAATGCACGCCGTCTCCCTTCCTTCAGGAAATACCGGAAAATCTGGTTGAATACCATGAACCCGCCGAACCGCTGGAAACTGAAGACGCCCTCGATGTTCTCGCTAAAATGAAAGCCCGTTTCATCATGTGA
- a CDS encoding methyl-accepting chemotaxis protein — MKNIFANLRLTAKMVLFIGGAVLAVLFISGFMVWRGARANTRAMALAYMATLTQREAAMLDSELEAAVNIGRTTAHSLASLMGVDAEIRRAQGNELLRAVLAGNPRFYGIWTCWEPDAFDGLDSEYAGSFLHDETGRFAPIWRRDGSGTPKISLLDGYRDGGYLTEAYNASISSAEESVLKPWTLITGESTLLMTTFVLPIKNRWGRVIGTVGLEMRLDAFSRIIGDTRLYETGYMQLMNADETLLYHPIEEKIGTEAIEFRDPKEAPVWENILSGAQETKEYKSSVSTDLVKSFVPVFIGNIFDPWVVCSVVPLPETMKEANALVSYLLLVFMAGGAFILLAVLALARSLSRPIIQAGAALEEIAGGGGNLTNRLAVAGNDEIGKLAKDFNRFLESLARIVKSIRGSVHRLEEVGIGLASSMEQTSAAVYQINANIESVKSQVIHQSAGITETTSTVEEISRNIDGLSSGIESQVRSITDSSASVEQMVANVESVAKNLEKNETHFNGLTAASETGYSKIKDVIDRITVIEKQSQGLSAANSIVSAIAAQTNLLAMNAAIEAAHAGDAGSGFAVVADEIRKLAENAALQSKTISRDLKELKRSIDQVVSSSTDAGDAFNAVRTSVETVTEEHRQIKISMEEQSVGNIRILESLGKMKDETMSVQTRSDQIREGSGAILSEMQELVAISLKIKESMDEMTVGTAEINKAVSEVVALAQQNKEGICEVSLEIGNFTVDE, encoded by the coding sequence ATGAAAAATATCTTCGCAAATCTGCGTTTAACCGCGAAAATGGTCCTCTTTATCGGAGGAGCCGTCCTGGCGGTGCTTTTCATAAGCGGATTCATGGTATGGAGAGGCGCCCGGGCCAATACACGGGCCATGGCGCTCGCGTACATGGCGACTCTGACGCAACGGGAGGCGGCGATGCTCGACAGCGAGCTCGAAGCCGCAGTGAATATCGGAAGAACAACGGCTCACAGCCTCGCGTCGCTTATGGGCGTAGACGCGGAAATCCGCCGCGCCCAGGGAAACGAACTGCTGCGGGCGGTTCTGGCCGGGAATCCGCGTTTCTACGGAATTTGGACCTGCTGGGAGCCTGACGCCTTCGACGGACTCGACAGCGAATACGCAGGATCCTTTCTGCATGACGAAACAGGGCGCTTCGCTCCCATCTGGAGGCGGGACGGCAGCGGCACCCCGAAAATATCCCTCCTCGACGGATACAGAGACGGCGGCTATCTGACAGAAGCGTACAACGCAAGCATTTCGTCCGCGGAAGAGAGCGTTCTCAAGCCATGGACGCTGATAACCGGCGAATCGACGCTGTTGATGACGACCTTCGTCCTGCCTATAAAGAACCGCTGGGGACGGGTGATCGGAACCGTGGGGCTTGAAATGAGGCTCGACGCCTTCTCGCGGATAATCGGAGACACCAGGCTCTACGAAACCGGCTATATGCAGCTGATGAACGCGGACGAGACGCTCCTGTATCATCCGATAGAAGAAAAAATCGGAACCGAAGCGATCGAATTCCGCGACCCAAAGGAAGCGCCCGTCTGGGAAAACATTCTCTCCGGCGCCCAGGAAACGAAAGAATATAAATCCTCCGTATCGACCGACCTGGTGAAAAGCTTCGTGCCGGTATTCATCGGCAATATTTTCGACCCCTGGGTAGTGTGTTCAGTCGTGCCTCTTCCTGAAACGATGAAAGAAGCGAACGCCCTCGTCTCATACCTGCTTCTGGTGTTCATGGCCGGTGGCGCGTTCATACTCCTCGCGGTTCTCGCCCTGGCGAGGTCGCTGTCCAGGCCGATCATCCAGGCAGGGGCCGCTTTGGAGGAAATAGCCGGAGGAGGAGGAAACCTCACGAACCGGCTTGCCGTCGCCGGAAACGACGAAATCGGAAAACTCGCGAAGGATTTCAACCGCTTCCTGGAAAGCCTCGCGCGCATCGTCAAATCGATACGCGGGTCGGTGCATCGGCTTGAAGAAGTGGGCATAGGACTCGCCTCCAGCATGGAGCAAACGTCGGCCGCGGTGTACCAGATCAACGCCAACATTGAAAGCGTAAAATCCCAGGTGATCCACCAATCCGCCGGAATCACCGAGACGACCTCGACGGTTGAGGAAATCTCGCGCAATATAGACGGACTCTCATCGGGCATCGAATCGCAGGTTCGAAGCATCACCGACAGTTCCGCAAGCGTCGAGCAGATGGTGGCGAACGTCGAATCGGTAGCGAAGAATCTGGAAAAGAACGAGACGCACTTCAACGGTCTGACGGCGGCCTCGGAAACCGGCTATTCGAAGATTAAAGACGTAATAGACCGGATTACCGTCATTGAAAAACAGTCTCAGGGCTTGAGCGCGGCGAACTCGATCGTATCGGCGATTGCAGCACAGACGAACCTCCTTGCCATGAACGCCGCAATCGAAGCCGCGCATGCCGGAGACGCGGGCAGCGGTTTCGCCGTCGTCGCGGACGAGATTCGAAAGCTTGCCGAAAACGCGGCTCTTCAATCAAAAACGATCTCCCGGGATCTGAAGGAGCTCAAACGGTCGATCGATCAGGTGGTCAGCAGCAGCACGGACGCGGGAGACGCCTTCAACGCCGTGAGAACCTCCGTCGAGACGGTTACCGAAGAGCACCGGCAGATCAAGATCTCCATGGAGGAGCAATCCGTCGGGAACATACGAATACTCGAAAGTTTGGGAAAAATGAAGGACGAGACGATGAGCGTGCAAACGCGGTCAGACCAAATCCGCGAGGGAAGCGGAGCGATACTTTCGGAAATGCAGGAACTAGTGGCCATCTCGCTGAAGATCAAGGAAAGCATGGATGAGATGACCGTCGGCACCGCGGAAATCAATAAGGCGGTCAGCGAGGTCGTCGCTTTGGCTCAGCAGAACAAGGAAGGAATCTGCGAGGTTTCGCTCGAGATAGGAAATTTCACCGTAGACGAATGA
- the ligA gene encoding NAD-dependent DNA ligase LigA produces the protein MPARSPRAAELEALVRYHQDKYYNAEPEIPDHEFDSLWDELRSIEPDNPLFSEVSPESTDGFPKAAHVIPMGSQEKAADPESFSAWAKKMSFDLFFVQYKLDGASLELQYSKGVFSRAVTRGDGKIGDDISFNAKKMKGVVHVLSGDWGPEGKTPFTGGVRGEVIMTRDVHARYFPDKANCRNAANGLMKRKDGAGCEHLRVICYDASSSGASSDDPLFRSEQEKLERLKNAGFDTVPAELCRGDLEVIAHRSRVMDMRPSLPYDIDGLVVKGLDIDYADLARSRPEKQIAFKFSLEEAVTVLREVEWSESGATYTPIAIIDPVQLAGTTVQRANLANPNIIASLDLKIGSRVVVVKRGEIIPKIESLVENPPDAAPIEQPASCSSCGTALADEGTRLYCPNALCPKRIHHRLEKWISVLDIRDFGTGLIRRLFDSSRVRSIPDLYTLTEEELSSLERMGELSAAKVLKSLRSRPEVSLPAFIAGFDIEGIGEAMVEKLVEAGLDTIDKLFSASAEDFSRVRQFGPIMAKDFFEGLASVRLEMERLLESGAVRILPPLAGGILSGLSFCFTGELSSMKRPQAEQKVKDLGGIIKTSVVKGLSYLVTNDPSSGSSKNRKAESLGIPVIGEKEFLALLQDGPSTAGSPAAPQMELNL, from the coding sequence ATGCCTGCGCGGAGTCCGAGGGCGGCCGAGCTCGAAGCCTTGGTGCGCTATCATCAAGACAAATACTACAACGCGGAGCCTGAAATCCCCGATCACGAGTTCGACTCTCTCTGGGATGAACTTCGCTCGATAGAACCCGATAATCCGCTTTTTTCAGAGGTAAGCCCGGAATCAACCGACGGTTTTCCAAAGGCCGCGCATGTGATCCCGATGGGGAGCCAGGAAAAAGCCGCAGACCCGGAATCCTTTTCAGCCTGGGCGAAAAAAATGAGCTTCGATCTTTTTTTCGTCCAATACAAACTGGACGGAGCGAGCCTGGAACTTCAGTATTCAAAGGGCGTTTTTTCGCGCGCGGTCACCCGCGGCGACGGAAAAATCGGGGACGACATCAGTTTCAACGCAAAAAAAATGAAGGGCGTCGTCCATGTTCTTTCCGGAGACTGGGGTCCTGAGGGGAAAACGCCTTTTACCGGAGGCGTCCGGGGCGAAGTAATCATGACGCGCGACGTTCATGCACGTTATTTTCCCGACAAGGCGAATTGCAGGAACGCCGCGAACGGGCTTATGAAACGCAAGGACGGCGCGGGCTGCGAGCATCTGCGCGTCATCTGCTACGACGCTTCGTCTTCCGGCGCTTCATCGGATGACCCCTTGTTTCGCAGCGAACAGGAGAAGCTCGAGCGGCTGAAAAATGCCGGCTTCGATACGGTGCCCGCTGAACTCTGCCGGGGAGACCTCGAAGTGATCGCGCACCGCTCCCGGGTCATGGACATGAGGCCGTCTCTTCCCTACGATATCGACGGACTGGTAGTCAAGGGACTCGATATAGATTACGCCGATCTGGCCCGTTCTCGGCCTGAAAAACAAATAGCCTTTAAATTCAGCCTCGAAGAGGCCGTGACCGTTTTGCGGGAGGTCGAATGGAGCGAATCGGGCGCCACCTATACGCCGATAGCGATAATCGATCCTGTTCAGCTCGCAGGCACGACGGTGCAACGGGCAAATCTCGCGAATCCGAACATAATAGCTTCGCTCGATCTGAAAATCGGGAGCAGGGTTGTCGTCGTAAAGCGGGGTGAAATCATTCCCAAAATCGAATCCCTGGTCGAAAATCCTCCTGATGCCGCTCCCATCGAGCAGCCGGCCTCATGTTCCTCCTGCGGAACTGCGCTCGCGGACGAAGGCACCCGGCTTTATTGTCCCAATGCCTTATGCCCTAAAAGAATTCATCATCGATTGGAAAAATGGATTTCCGTTTTGGACATTCGCGATTTCGGAACCGGATTAATCCGCCGTCTTTTCGATTCATCCCGCGTCCGCTCGATTCCGGATTTGTATACCCTGACGGAGGAAGAACTCTCCTCGCTCGAGCGCATGGGCGAGCTGAGCGCGGCGAAGGTGCTCAAATCGCTGCGTTCCCGTCCCGAGGTGAGCCTGCCCGCGTTTATCGCGGGTTTCGACATCGAGGGCATCGGGGAGGCCATGGTCGAAAAACTGGTGGAAGCCGGCTTGGATACCATTGATAAGCTTTTTTCCGCCTCGGCGGAAGATTTCTCCCGTGTGCGCCAATTCGGGCCGATCATGGCGAAAGATTTCTTCGAAGGACTCGCCTCGGTCCGCCTGGAGATGGAGAGATTGCTCGAGTCGGGGGCTGTTCGCATACTGCCGCCGCTTGCGGGCGGAATTCTGTCCGGCCTGTCCTTTTGCTTCACCGGCGAACTTTCCTCCATGAAGAGGCCTCAGGCCGAGCAGAAGGTGAAGGATCTGGGCGGAATTATTAAAACATCCGTTGTTAAGGGGCTTTCATATCTGGTAACCAACGATCCTTCGTCCGGCTCCTCCAAGAACCGAAAGGCCGAGTCTCTGGGAATCCCGGTCATCGGTGAAAAAGAGTTCCTCGCTCTCTTGCAGGACGGTCCTTCAACCGCGGGAAGCCCGGCGGCGCCGCAGATGGAGCTGAACCTATGA
- the trmB gene encoding tRNA (guanosine(46)-N7)-methyltransferase TrmB, which translates to MEKDNSKSVLYPQQIHTYVLRAGRMTEAQKRDYVIHSARWCLPFQERILNLTDIFENTAPVTIEVGFGMGKATAIIAAENPDRNYLGIEVHRAGVGRLLGEIERRGLSNLRIIEHDALEVLTHMIPDSSISAFHVFFPDPWPKKRHHKRRLVQRPRTDLFASKLMPDGYFYMATDWEEYGEEAWQQLAATPGLQSMYEGFAPHQTWRPETRFEEKGIKANHRICELMFRKLPGED; encoded by the coding sequence ATGGAAAAAGATAATTCCAAGAGCGTATTGTATCCTCAGCAAATTCATACGTACGTTTTGCGCGCAGGCAGAATGACGGAGGCCCAGAAAAGGGATTACGTCATTCATTCCGCCCGCTGGTGTCTTCCGTTCCAGGAGCGGATATTAAACTTGACAGATATTTTCGAAAATACGGCTCCGGTCACGATAGAAGTCGGCTTCGGCATGGGCAAGGCAACCGCCATAATCGCCGCTGAAAACCCCGACCGCAATTACCTGGGCATCGAAGTCCACCGAGCCGGGGTCGGCCGGCTTCTCGGTGAAATCGAGCGGCGGGGCCTGTCGAACCTCAGAATCATCGAACACGACGCCCTGGAAGTATTGACGCACATGATTCCCGACTCGTCCATCTCGGCTTTTCACGTCTTTTTCCCCGATCCCTGGCCCAAGAAACGCCATCATAAGCGGCGTCTTGTCCAGCGGCCGCGAACCGATTTGTTCGCGTCCAAGCTCATGCCCGACGGCTACTTCTACATGGCCACAGACTGGGAGGAGTACGGCGAGGAAGCCTGGCAGCAGCTCGCGGCCACGCCCGGACTGCAAAGCATGTACGAAGGATTCGCTCCTCATCAAACCTGGCGGCCGGAGACGAGATTCGAAGAGAAGGGCATCAAGGCCAATCACCGGATATGCGAATTGATGTTCCGGAAGCTTCCCGGGGAGGACTGA
- the dinB gene encoding DNA polymerase IV: MTAQPVFFHADLDAFFAAVEQLDHPEYRGKPVIVGGERGKRGVVSTCSYEARAFGVHSAMPMNRAEALCPDGIYVRGRMHRYHEKSREVMAVFSRWSPSVQQISVDEAFIDMTGTERLFGPPELAAAKLKASVKEETGLTVSIGVAPNRYVAKIASGLNKPDGLTLVPSGGEQEFMRALRLKDVWGAGEKTRQRLEEAGLGTVPLLLECSEPLLQGILGKAGGSFLFNALRGCDPGIFTGSSASRSISSEHTFPFDIKDAETVETAILELASDVSYRMMDSGLSSKTVHIKIRYDDFTTVSIQETFDTTIKDMDDLFRRSCLLFRRKYANGVPVRLIGVGVFNLTDKPEADQLDLFAAPDSGKKRKVQEAVRALEKKRGKGLVTRARLLDRPGGREE; encoded by the coding sequence ATGACGGCGCAACCCGTTTTTTTTCATGCCGATCTGGACGCGTTCTTCGCGGCGGTCGAGCAGCTCGATCATCCGGAATACCGGGGGAAACCGGTCATTGTCGGCGGTGAGCGCGGGAAGCGCGGGGTGGTCTCCACCTGCTCCTACGAGGCCCGCGCATTCGGCGTGCATTCTGCGATGCCGATGAACCGGGCGGAGGCGCTCTGCCCGGACGGAATATACGTTCGCGGACGAATGCACCGGTACCATGAAAAATCGAGGGAGGTGATGGCGGTATTCAGCCGCTGGTCTCCCTCCGTGCAGCAAATCTCCGTCGATGAAGCCTTCATCGACATGACCGGGACCGAACGGCTATTCGGTCCTCCCGAATTGGCGGCGGCGAAGCTCAAAGCAAGCGTAAAAGAGGAAACAGGACTGACCGTTTCCATCGGCGTCGCTCCTAACAGGTATGTAGCTAAAATCGCTTCCGGATTGAACAAGCCCGACGGACTGACGCTCGTCCCCTCCGGCGGAGAGCAAGAGTTCATGAGAGCCCTCAGGCTGAAGGATGTATGGGGAGCCGGGGAGAAGACGAGGCAGAGGCTCGAGGAAGCAGGACTCGGGACAGTCCCGCTCTTGCTGGAATGCTCGGAACCGCTGTTGCAGGGCATACTCGGAAAAGCGGGCGGTTCGTTTTTGTTCAACGCGCTCAGAGGCTGCGATCCGGGGATTTTCACCGGATCTTCGGCCAGCCGTTCGATATCGAGCGAGCATACCTTTCCCTTCGATATAAAAGATGCCGAAACCGTCGAAACGGCGATACTCGAACTAGCGTCGGACGTGTCCTACCGCATGATGGACTCAGGACTTTCGAGCAAAACAGTGCACATTAAAATCCGCTACGACGATTTCACGACGGTCTCGATTCAGGAAACCTTCGACACAACGATCAAGGACATGGACGATCTCTTCCGGCGTTCATGCCTCCTTTTCCGCAGAAAATACGCGAACGGCGTTCCAGTCAGGCTCATCGGCGTCGGCGTGTTTAATCTGACGGACAAACCGGAAGCGGATCAGCTGGATCTCTTCGCCGCGCCGGATTCCGGGAAAAAGCGCAAGGTGCAGGAAGCGGTGCGCGCGCTTGAAAAAAAGCGAGGTAAAGGCCTTGTAACCCGGGCGCGCCTCCTCGACCGCCCGGGAGGGCGGGAAGAATGA